The DNA region ATTCTTtataggaaaacaagttccttaaaaattagGAAAAAGACTTCCCTAgtgaagtagggaaaacaagtttcataagtGACATTCCACACTGATGGTATCATCTCCACCCAAACGCTCACCCCCTTGTCTGGCCCCCGCACCATATACCCGACCCGCATCCTCAAACCCCATTACATAGTATTTGCCTAGATTATATATAAATACTTTTACAAAAACATTTTATGCTTATTTGGCAATAGCAAAAATAACTAATTAAGAACCTCACTTATTATTCGGGATAGCATGTTATCTAGAAAAAAATTTccctagaaaatatttttttcccttACCAAACACACCGTAAGTTAAGAAATATCACATGGCCAAGTTAAACGTGAAAATAAGTTAATCTACTGAATTAAATTTGACTGTAATAACGTATGAAACATTAGAACCAATTGTTATATCTTACACTTTTAAATAAGACCACCCAATTCACACACTTTAGGAGATAAGAGtatgagcccatttggattggcttataagttggtcaaaccagcttataagctatttttaatttatttgggtGTTTggcaaaaatagaaaataacttaaattaagttaaaaattacttaaataagccaaaaccaagaagttgctcaaccctaacttttttttttttggcttaaaagccattttagTTTGACTAACAACTTTatccttttatcccttatattttctattaattccaatattatccttacttctaaaaactctttaagcacttttatccaaacacgtaactgtttatttataaataactttcggcacttaaaaagtactttaaaTACTAAtgcttaaaagccacttttttcagctaatccaaatgggctctataTTATTTTATTCAGGGTACCTACCTCTGAATATTGACAAAGACCTCACTTTAaaaattagaaagaaaaaaaaaatgccaaAGACGTCACAGCCAAAATGGTCATACAAAATGGTGCTGCCATAAAAGTCGTGGGACTAGACGAAATTActccctttattttattttatttatcgtAGTTGAAATTGGCCCTGTTTCAATTTCAATTTGACTCCACTGATACCTTTTCATTTTAAGTCATAAATATTGGTACATCTTTAGTTCTTTACCGCAACTCCACGATTAATAGACAATTTAGAAAACAACGAAAATAGATGAAATGACATAAAACAATTGCAACAATAATTAGCTAGCTGAAATAAACGCACCAAATTTCCCTGCAAGAATTCAACGAGCATTATATCTATTTGTCCTTGGAAACAAAAGTAGTAGGAGTATTTTGTTTTGTTACACTTACACGTGTTGTATCGTTTTCTTTTGTGCAAAATAGAGGAATTTGCACTTTTAGTCCCTCAAGTATCTCAACTTTAGTTTTGGTCCTTGTATTATCTGGCTAAACAATTCTACTTGGTAATTAAGTTAAATTTTcttaattcttaaaaaaaaattaactaggCACATTTAACTTTGAATTACTCATCAGTTGTACTTTTGGTTCTTATGCTTGTAATCTTCACAATGTATCATATATCACTTGAGTATCCATGTATCATGTTAAATTGTATTATCACTCTGATTCATAGGTAATTCTATATGCAACATATTTCTTATTTTAAAGGACCAAAAATCACATATATTTTCATAAATTGAGAATTATGAATGGTTGAGAAGACGAGCAATAATTAAAAGGGATTCCCCCTTAGCTCACTTGTAGCATTTTTTCGCTTTTAGCCATTTTAGTTATAACGACTTGTGAACAATATGATGTCTACATATTTTTTGCTTCCCTGTGGATTATTCGACTTTCGAGGTCTTCAAAATAAGCCTTATTCAAAGGAATTAATCTAACAAATTTCTTTTGCATTTGACTTCTGATTTACATATTCAAACTTCTTTCTTATTATTTCACTCCATATCCGTGATAGATTGGCACCTTGTCTACTTATTCGTTTTTCAATTCCTGACTCGTCTAGAGTTTCTATTAGTCTAGAGTAAGAGTTTAAATTATTAtacagtcaaatctctctataattgtcattcgttataataAAATTTTACTATAACAGTCTGATTTTTttcggaaccgatttttcatgttatattttacttttctatAATAACATTTTACGTATAACAGCAGTGACATTCATTATACCGGTACACTCTTTGttaaattacctctctataacagtcatactcAATATTGTCTGAACTTTAACTATTTTTGCCTGAAGTCATGCGTAAATGATTTTAGTTCAACCATTTTTGCTTAAACTTCAGGAAGAAATGCATGAACTTCACATATATAAAATTTTAGatatttattttttctaaatttAGTCTTTGTTTAGTCTAACTTTAGAAACCACATGCCAGAATTTGTTCCAAAGTGTATAGATGTGCAAAACTTTTAGAAAGTTGGATACAAGTTAAATAGCAGCGTCCAAATAGGTACTTCGTTGTGAAATTTTTACATTGCGTCCATATCCAAAAGTTACTTGAACTGAAATGGGCTGAAACAAAATAGACTAAATAATGAATTATATTCCAACCTTTaccaagttttaatttttttatttatgtaCTATAATTTATTTACCaaacaaaacaaataaagaatttattttttatattataagTTATAACTATATACATTACTCTGTTTACTCCTCCACAAGGAAGGACCGAGTTGCTTCCCCCCTTTCCTTCACCCTATAACTCGAGCACAGTCTTTGCCagtttcaagttttttttttctttctcaccCGATGTGCAATATGGCTTGGAGATCAACCCGGATTTGAGTTGGGTAGGGCCCATGTTTTTTTTGGAAGGGGGGGGAGACGCTCCCACGAAGAATTTTTCTATACCCAGGACTCGAACGCAAGACCTCTGGTTAATGAAAAAACAGTCCTATCGACTGCACCACATCTTTTGGTGATTTACCAGTTTCAAGGTTATCAACAAGAAAAGCATAACATATAAAACAAAAGAATGCTAATTTGTCAAACATGCTCATAGTTTTCCTTCTTTGATCAAAGTCTCAAAGTTATAAAACGCCCCACTCATCTAAAAGTCATCATTATATATAGATGGGGTCAGAAACCCAAAGTCATCAAGATTCGTGAAATGCACTcaaaaatgaaaatggttttctacTTTCTTTTGCTTCTTTTGATTCAAGATTTTGGTCCTGCACTTGTGTTTGGTCGTAAACCACCTCACCCTCCACCACCTTCTCCAAAGCCTAATCTACCAATAAAACGTTCACAACCGTTTAAACCACCACCGAAGTCTTCATTCAAAACGCCCCCATCCCCTTACCCTTAGTGTAACGGTATCTATAAATAGATGTGTCTGTTTGTGAAATACGAtgtatatacagaaaatatatgACGGTTCCTGCATATAAACAAGGATTACCAACAAAGTGACTAAAAATTTGCAAGTATTAATGAGTGGCTTTGTTGTATCTTGGACAGAATTGCTTGTAGTTTGCCTCATTTGTACAAGTGATATCTCTATAAGAAAAGCCTGATATCAAGACTCAAAACCCtcttaattttattttcattttgtttctgAGCCTAGCGCTTTTTACCTTTCGAACTAGTGGTTGAGACGTCCATTAATATGGATTTATCGATTCACTACTTTATGAagtcttcatcttttttttatgGGCGTGGAAAAAATGTTCCAAAACTATGTAAATATATATTACTAAGGCTCACTCACAAGCTAAATAGTGACAGTAGGATTATAATATTGCTCCTGTAAACTCTTGGGGGAAAGACATAAATACCCCCTAATTTTAAACCTTGAAATTGTCAAATAAAAGAGAAGGTTTAATAATAATTTTAACACCTTTTTTAGTTAATTATAGTAtaaaatatactccctctgtttcaatttctGTGAATCTTTTCGGAGTACGAGGATCAAACTTTATCATTTACCTTtaaattttgacatagattttttaaatttgtaaaaataaaatgtatttagaaactacactaaaaatactataagtcatgataatttataattcaaataattttaaaaaaatataaaaaatacgtGATCAAAGAATTACATCGTACATTTCTTAAATAGTAAAAGATTTACGTAAATTAAAACAGAGGAGTAGTTATGATAAGGTAGAATTTTCTTAAATTAACTGGCGTGATAATGATGTGCCTTTTTTCAGTGTCCAAATTTGACTTTCCCTGTGAATATCTTTTTTGTCGTCCATTATCTTCTGCTCCTATTTTAGATTAGATTACAAGATAACCAAAAGTTTAATAGATATTCAGAAACTCTctttacaaaaacaaaaaataaaaaaaaatggttgaCTATGATCGAGCAGAAGAGCTCAAGGCCTTCGATAACACAAAGGCCGGTGTAAAAGGACTAGTCGATGCAGGGATAGTTCATATCCCTGAGATTTTCGTTACACCGTccataaaaaaaaatgagttcAATGCTCAGAATCTTGATTCATGCTCCAACGTCAACGTTCAAATCCCAGTTATAGATCTCGAGGACATAAACAAAGACGATTTTCGACGTAGGAGAATAGTTGAAGAGGTTGGTGAGGCATGTGAGACTTGGGGATTTTTTCAAGTTGTGAACCATGGTGTGCCTCAACATATCATGGATGAGATGATTCGAGGAGTTCGAAGTTTCAATGAGCAACCAAATGAGACAAAGATGGAGTTTTACTCAAGGGATGATATGAAGAAGGTGTTTTTTAATAGCAATTTTGATCTCTATCAATCTAAGGCTGCAGATTGGAGGGATACACTAGCTTGTCTCATGGCTCCAAATCCTCCAAGTAGTGATGAATTACCAGAAATATGCAGGTAATTTTCAGCTAAAACCCTCTTTGATATGCTGCTAATATTTTGGTTGTTCTAACAGATCTTCAAAGTAGGCCCTACAACTTTTAAAAATTTTGGTTTTTTAGATTTAGGACTTGGTCCAAAAATTCGAAAATGTTATACTTTATATTTTTTTCCTACCGATTCGGCGTAAGCCAATATACCTACCACCAAGTCCGATATCCTACTCCCTAGCTATTAGACTAGTGAATAGTGCAAACTGAGATGCGTTTACTGTGACAGTATTTTTCATTGTCGTTTAAGGAGTTTTGGCACTTGATCCACGAGGAAGAAGCATATAATTTAATGTTtaaatcagtgttttaaaagacagTTTTAGGGCTCGCTCCGGGGCGAGGCACTGGCAAAACGCCCCGAGGCTCatgtgcggggcttagttcccgTGAGGCTTACACCTTAAGCGCCCAATTATACGTCCTAAACACGTCTAACACCCAACGCTCgaggctcgcctaacagttcttacacaaattatatgttaaattccttaattagaaTTGTTGACCcttataattctttaacaaatgaatgatacttaatagtttttcatctatagaaataaaaaagattgggtgtaactcaaataacaagtcgtagtattgcatacatttgagaacatcgtgagaGTGAATATCACtttatatttcttttaaaaatatataacCGAATTGTACATTCttacttgtcattggtcttttgtcctatgtatcaaaattatcatattttattatttcgctatttgaaagtaaaattatttttattcatgaaagagttacgttttaattataaaactgagataaaatgaatagtatgatagcaatattattttaagaaattgttATTTTTTTATTGTTTGAAAGTTGATGTTatagttgatttgcatttcataatagtttttatttcattgtattgtttatacttgtaaaattatgttatatgtaATTATAAGTTGTAAGTGGTGTATAATGGATTactttgatttgtttttttttctgaggatatatatatatatatatatatatatatatatatatatatatatatatatatatatatatatatatatatttcatctatttacagttttcttttattttttatgtaattttaccgatttaaaagtatttattgtaatcatattattttatgaaatattaaaatttaaataccCATGAGGCTTACACCTCGCTGAGGCATATATAAAACGTCTCACCTTACgctcccgccttttaaaacattgGTTTAAATCACATACAATATATAAGTGTTGAATGGCGGTTGGCTTGAATATGAACTATTAGTAGAATGATTTATGTAGAGAtgattttactttattttctatTTGTTTCTTTGTTAGGGAGGAGTTACTTCAATATTCTGAGTATGTTCGAAAGTTGGGCCAAACAATATTAGAGTTACTGGCAGAGGCACTTGGGCTGAAGTCCAATCACTTGTTGGAAATGGAGTGTGCAAAAGGCCATTTCATTCTCAGTCATTACTATCCACCTTGTCCTGAACCAGACAGAACTAATGGAACCACAAAGCATACTGACCCAGATTTCTTCACAATTCTTCTACAAGATCACATTGGTGGCCTTCAATTTTATCACCAAAACCAATGGATTGATATTCATCCAATGACTGGAGCACTAGTTATCAATCTTGGTGACCTTCTGCAGGCAAGTATATCTAAAACAAATTACATATGTCTAGTCACTAGTGATTTGGCTTGAATCAGAGGCCGATCTAGAGTGTTAGGAGTGAGTTTGATTGGACAATTCATTTTTAAGATAGACTATAAATATATATGTGAGAAATTATGAAATACATTATACTAGTTTTGGGGCTTTGAtttaaatccatattaattttcAAAGAACTCAAAATCTTGAATCCAAGGTTGGGGTGGCTTACTTGGACATGAGTGCCCTTACTAGTTTTGGGGCTTTGATTGGCTAAAGTAATCTTCGGCTTCTAACCAACAGTTTCCGGATTAGGCTTCAGACTTTCCTTTTGGTTTTGGGGGCCATCCTTGACTCTATCATTATAGGTATGGGGTTCGAGACAAAGAAGCAAGTTTATATTTTGAATTTGTGTCTGAAAGTAAATTGTAAATATATATTCTAtatgagtttaagttatatgcttCTAATTTACACACTATCAAGTAAGCTTTACCTATTATAGCAAGTAAGCTGCCTTATATTCAAGATTAAAATCTCAATATTATATGAAGGCTTGCCTGTAGGTATCCTGTCTATAGTCTGATGGTATAAAAAACTTATATTGAAGatttataaaacttaaactcaTTTTTCTGCAATGCAGCTTCTATCAAATGACAAGTTCAAAAGTGCTGAGCACAGAGTATTGGCAAATCATATTGGACCAAGAATTTCAGTTGCATGTTTTTTCGCAACTTATCTTCAGCCATTTGATAGGCTCTATGGCCCAATAAAGGAATTGTTGTCAAATGAAAATCCTCCTTTGTACAAGGAAACAACAGTGAGAAATTATGTATCCTATTACAACTCCAAAGGACTTGGAGCTCGTCCTTCACTTCTCGATTTCAGGCTCTAGGATTTCCTAAGTAGtaacatgtatacataaaataatggCTGAaccttcattattattattatctaaaTAAAGAAGGGAAAAAGTCTAGTTAAAATAAATATAGAGTtccaaatatttatttttatttgttttctCGTTGATGCAAGGATTATTTATTTCAACTATGTAGTACTTTTTTGTGTCAAAATCTTTCAGAGAAACTTAGGTACACAGATTAATGTCATTACATCTTTTGGTTGATTAGATTCCAacaaggtcttcaagaacacccaTAAAAACTCAAGTTAGGGCTTGGTTTGGAAAGATACTTTCTTCAACCCCTTTCTTAAATATAATTATGAGTTGAGTATTTGAAAGTGTAGGAAATCAATTCCCTGATTGATTATGATTGAATGTCATCAATATATACAAAAGACTTACCTTATTCTAAGAgatattctagctgtacataatattctaggaaatattctagctgtacataataatgactaatattctagctgtacataataatgacaaaatacaatggttatcacacccccgcagtcgaagcgggaggtggacgaacgcttagactgtcccgaaAGTCATCAAACAGTACGCGCGAAAGCCCTTTTGTAAAAATGTCTGCAATCTGATATCGGGACTGAACATGACGGACACGAACTTCGCCACGGGAAACTTTTTCGCGAACAAAGTGTATGTCCATTTCAATGTGTTTAGCGCGCTGATGTTGTACCGGGTTACATGATAAGTATAtcgcactcacattgtcacaataaacAAGTGTCACCTTTTGGATTGGGCAATGTAGCTCAAGGAGTAAATTCCTGATCCAACAGGAttcggagacaacattagcaactcccctgtattcggcctcggcactaGAACGAGAGAGTGTAGGCTGACGTTTTGaggaccaagaaatcaagttgtcACCAAGGAAGACACAATAGCCAGAGGTGGAGCGTCTGGTATCCGGGcagccaccccaatctgcatctgtataggAGACTAAGCTGCTGACAAAAGACTTATAGAGATGCAACCCAAAATCGATAGACCCCTGAATGTAGCGCAGAATGCGCTTAAGAGCAGCCATATGTTCATCACGAGGGTCATGCATGTGGAGACACACCTGTTGGACGGCATAAGAGATATCTGGTCTAGTGAAAGTAAGGTACTGCAAAGCCCCAGCAAGCTGACGATACTTAGTCGGATCATCAAATGGTGCACCTTTCGAGGCACCTAGCTTCGGCTTCGTGTCAACAGGTGTAGGAGACGGGCTACAGAGTGACATACCTGCCCGTTCCAGGATTTCTTCGGCATACTGCTTTTGTGATAAAAATAAGCCATCTGCATTACGAGTAACAGTAATACCCAAGAAATAGCTTACTGGACCAAGATCTTTCATGGCAAACTCGGCACTTAAGAGTGCCATAATAGACTTACGGAGATCGTCTGAAGAGGTCGTCAGAATGATTTCATCGACATAAAGCAGTATATATGCAATATCAGAACCCCTGCGATAAATGA from Lycium barbarum isolate Lr01 chromosome 10, ASM1917538v2, whole genome shotgun sequence includes:
- the LOC132615288 gene encoding 1-aminocyclopropane-1-carboxylate oxidase homolog 1-like — protein: MVDYDRAEELKAFDNTKAGVKGLVDAGIVHIPEIFVTPSIKKNEFNAQNLDSCSNVNVQIPVIDLEDINKDDFRRRRIVEEVGEACETWGFFQVVNHGVPQHIMDEMIRGVRSFNEQPNETKMEFYSRDDMKKVFFNSNFDLYQSKAADWRDTLACLMAPNPPSSDELPEICREELLQYSEYVRKLGQTILELLAEALGLKSNHLLEMECAKGHFILSHYYPPCPEPDRTNGTTKHTDPDFFTILLQDHIGGLQFYHQNQWIDIHPMTGALVINLGDLLQLLSNDKFKSAEHRVLANHIGPRISVACFFATYLQPFDRLYGPIKELLSNENPPLYKETTVRNYVSYYNSKGLGARPSLLDFRL